From Virgibacillus ihumii, the proteins below share one genomic window:
- a CDS encoding ABC transporter permease has translation MGFVDLLQSIIPTALFFSAPLIFTALGGVFSERSGVVNIGLEGLMVMGAFVGIVFNLTFADVLGAWTPWVSILVAMVVSAIFSIIHAVASVSFRADQVVSGVAINFLALGLGVFLTKQWYGKGQTDMVEQPFYTNDIPILKEIPVIGPVFFQNIYLTSYIAIILAFIAWYVLYKTPFGLRLRAVGEHPMAADTNGIGVYKMRYIAVILSGALGGLGGSVFALTIALNFSHATIVGQGFMSLAAVIFGKWHPLGAMGAALFFGFAQSLSVISAGIPLLEDVPQIFLLIAPYVLTILALAGFIGRAEAPKANGVPYIKGSR, from the coding sequence ATGGGATTTGTAGATCTGTTGCAGTCGATTATTCCTACGGCACTGTTCTTTTCTGCCCCCCTTATATTCACAGCTTTAGGCGGCGTATTCAGTGAGCGTTCAGGTGTTGTCAATATCGGTCTGGAAGGTTTAATGGTCATGGGTGCGTTTGTCGGAATCGTGTTTAATCTGACATTTGCTGATGTACTGGGCGCATGGACCCCGTGGGTTTCCATACTGGTTGCGATGGTGGTTTCAGCAATTTTCTCCATCATTCATGCAGTAGCATCAGTATCGTTTCGTGCTGATCAGGTTGTCAGTGGTGTAGCCATTAACTTTCTTGCGCTTGGCCTTGGTGTTTTCCTGACAAAACAATGGTATGGAAAAGGGCAGACGGATATGGTTGAACAGCCTTTTTATACGAATGATATTCCAATCCTGAAAGAAATCCCGGTAATCGGACCGGTGTTTTTCCAGAACATTTATCTGACGTCATATATCGCTATCATATTAGCGTTCATTGCCTGGTATGTACTTTACAAAACACCGTTCGGACTACGACTGCGTGCAGTTGGGGAACACCCGATGGCAGCTGATACCAATGGAATCGGTGTATACAAAATGCGGTATATAGCTGTTATTTTGTCTGGTGCACTTGGCGGACTTGGTGGCTCTGTATTTGCATTAACCATTGCGTTGAACTTTTCACATGCTACCATCGTAGGACAAGGCTTTATGTCATTGGCAGCAGTTATTTTCGGTAAATGGCATCCGCTTGGTGCGATGGGAGCGGCATTATTCTTTGGGTTTGCGCAAAGTTTAAGTGTCATCAGTGCCGGTATTCCGTTATTGGAAGATGTGCCGCAAATATTCCTGCTTATTGCACCATATGTATTGACGATTCTCGCCTTGGCCGGATTTATCGGTCGTGCTGAAGCACCAAAGGCAAATGGCGTTCCATATATTAAGGGAAGCAGATAA
- the yfmF gene encoding EF-P 5-aminopentanol modification-associated protein YfmF, translating into MKNEHEVTENGIRYHLVPSKKHKTISVVVKLMAPLSRENITKRALIPHVVQQGTAGYPDRSSLQRKLDDLYGAVLSLDGAKKGNYHIISIRLEIANQKFISNEGSILDEALALLNEVIFNPKTSGDSFDSSITTRQKEILKQKIHALMDDKMSYANMRLIDEMCESEVYHLHVQGYEEDLGEITPFNLYDYYRKLLEEDQMDIYVGGDFNSSDMASKLKHYFNRSKPTNNVNTKTESAKTIEKPRTVMEEQNLQQAKLHLGYRTHCAFQDKGYAALQVFNGLFGGFPSSKLFLNVREKNSLAYYAASRIESHKGLMLVFSGIAPDDYEQAREIIEEQMKAMKKGDFDEENIADTKELIVNQLRETMDHPQGLIELMYQNAVAGTSSTPEELIENIHSVTKQEIVDAANKIELDTVYLLTSKGGKANE; encoded by the coding sequence ATGAAAAATGAACATGAAGTTACAGAAAATGGAATTCGCTATCATTTGGTGCCGAGTAAAAAACATAAAACAATATCTGTTGTGGTGAAATTAATGGCGCCATTATCACGGGAAAATATTACGAAACGTGCGCTGATTCCGCATGTAGTGCAGCAGGGCACAGCAGGATATCCGGATAGAAGTTCCCTTCAACGTAAACTGGATGATTTGTATGGAGCTGTTTTATCCCTTGATGGCGCGAAAAAAGGAAATTATCATATTATCAGCATCAGACTGGAAATAGCCAATCAGAAGTTCATATCCAATGAGGGTTCTATTCTTGATGAAGCACTCGCGCTACTGAATGAAGTGATTTTCAATCCGAAAACTTCGGGTGATTCATTTGATTCGTCGATTACAACCAGGCAAAAGGAGATCCTCAAACAAAAGATCCATGCGCTGATGGATGATAAAATGAGTTATGCCAATATGCGTCTTATTGATGAAATGTGTGAATCGGAAGTGTATCACCTTCATGTCCAGGGATATGAGGAGGACCTCGGGGAAATTACCCCATTTAATTTATATGATTATTACCGGAAATTGCTTGAAGAAGATCAGATGGATATATATGTAGGCGGTGATTTTAATTCGAGTGACATGGCGTCCAAATTGAAGCATTATTTTAATCGGAGCAAACCGACTAATAACGTTAACACTAAAACGGAATCAGCTAAAACAATCGAGAAACCGAGAACAGTAATGGAAGAACAGAATCTCCAACAGGCAAAGCTGCATTTGGGATATCGAACGCATTGTGCTTTTCAGGATAAAGGGTATGCCGCACTGCAGGTGTTTAATGGTCTGTTTGGCGGTTTCCCAAGCTCAAAATTATTTCTGAATGTCAGGGAGAAGAATAGTCTTGCTTATTACGCAGCTTCCCGAATTGAAAGTCATAAAGGTTTAATGCTCGTGTTCAGCGGGATTGCACCGGATGATTATGAACAAGCGAGAGAAATCATCGAGGAACAGATGAAAGCCATGAAAAAAGGTGATTTCGATGAGGAAAACATTGCTGATACCAAGGAATTGATTGTAAACCAGCTGCGTGAGACGATGGATCATCCACAGGGGCTGATTGAACTGATGTATCAGAATGCTGTGGCAGGGACATCAAGTACGCCAGAGGAACTGATTGAAAATATTCATTCAGTTACCAAACAGGAGATTGTCGATGCTGCAAATAAAATCGAACTGGATACTGTATATCTGTTAACAAGCAAAGGAGGTAAAGCAAATGAATAA
- the yfmH gene encoding EF-P 5-aminopentanol modification-associated protein YfmH → MNKAVYDRIDEVVYSKQLTNGLTVILLPKPEMAKTYAIFSTDYGSIDQTFTPIGKSERITVPKGIAHFLEHKLFEKEDRDVFADFGKQGASANAYTSFTKTAYLFAATNHIEKNMHTLLDFVQAPYFSEQSVEKEKGIIAQEIEMYNDQPDWQSFMGTIKSLFHNHPVKIDIAGTVDSIQSITKDDLYTCYHTFYHPQNMTLCVAGNFNEQDMMELIEQNQQAKEFANIEPIDREYPNEPATVAMNENTLTMPISVPRCTIGIKESAAALSGQEFLEKDLLQSMILDFYFSKGGPIYQQLFDEELIDDSFYFETNLEKDFGYTLIGGNTNQPDVFSKRVKDLLKSTNSAVFTSDEIDRMKKKKIGQLLRSMNSMEFTANKYIHYQNVGIDFFELIPFIQELNVDHFNKFVKQWIRDDRLAVCKIIGE, encoded by the coding sequence ATGAATAAAGCAGTGTATGACCGTATTGATGAAGTTGTCTATTCAAAGCAACTCACAAATGGATTAACAGTCATTTTATTGCCAAAACCTGAAATGGCCAAAACTTATGCGATATTTTCAACCGATTACGGCTCCATTGATCAAACATTTACACCGATTGGGAAATCTGAAAGAATTACCGTACCAAAAGGAATTGCACATTTTTTGGAACATAAGTTATTTGAAAAAGAGGATCGGGATGTATTTGCCGACTTTGGAAAACAAGGAGCTTCGGCAAATGCGTATACATCATTCACCAAAACAGCTTATTTATTTGCTGCCACTAACCATATTGAGAAAAACATGCACACCTTGCTGGATTTTGTTCAAGCACCATATTTCTCGGAACAATCGGTTGAGAAGGAAAAAGGAATCATTGCACAGGAGATTGAAATGTACAATGATCAGCCGGATTGGCAATCATTTATGGGGACGATAAAGAGTCTATTCCATAATCACCCGGTTAAAATCGACATCGCTGGTACCGTTGATTCAATTCAATCGATTACAAAGGATGATCTATACACGTGCTACCACACATTTTATCATCCGCAGAATATGACGTTATGCGTCGCAGGTAATTTTAATGAGCAGGATATGATGGAGCTGATTGAGCAAAATCAGCAGGCAAAGGAATTTGCAAACATAGAACCGATTGACCGGGAATATCCTAACGAGCCGGCAACGGTAGCCATGAATGAAAATACCCTAACGATGCCGATCTCTGTACCTAGGTGTACGATTGGAATAAAGGAATCAGCGGCAGCGTTGAGCGGTCAGGAATTTTTGGAAAAAGATCTCCTGCAAAGTATGATACTTGACTTTTATTTTTCCAAAGGCGGTCCGATCTACCAGCAGCTGTTTGACGAGGAATTGATTGATGACAGTTTTTATTTTGAAACGAACCTGGAAAAGGATTTTGGTTATACCCTTATAGGCGGAAACACGAATCAGCCGGATGTGTTTTCCAAGCGGGTTAAGGATCTGCTCAAATCCACGAACAGCGCAGTGTTTACGAGCGATGAAATTGATCGCATGAAGAAAAAGAAAATCGGGCAGTTGTTACGGTCGATGAACTCCATGGAATTTACCGCCAACAAATATATTCACTATCAGAATGTCGGCATTGATTTTTTTGAACTGATTCCGTTTATTCAGGAATTAAATGTGGATCACTTTAACAAATTTGTGAAACAATGGATCAGGGATGATCGCCTGGCGGTCTGCAAAATTATAGGTGAGTAG
- the ymfI gene encoding elongation factor P 5-aminopentanone reductase, whose translation MGKNILLIGSSGDIGSAIARNLASEGYQLLLHYNQNKKVLEKVKQEIPDEAVLSEIQADLRDEQGVEKLLGQLVYTVDAVIFASGKASIGLFQDATESIMDEMIALHVKAPWKICNRILPEMIQKKNGKIILITSIWGDAGASNEVIYSSVKGAQNSFVKALAKEVALSGIAVNAVSPGFINTKMNQQLLPEEKELITKEIPANRAGTPEEVANAVSFLISDKSGYIHGEILNINGGWA comes from the coding sequence ATGGGGAAGAATATACTGTTAATTGGCAGCAGCGGTGATATTGGTTCAGCGATTGCCAGAAATCTTGCGTCTGAGGGATACCAGCTTTTGCTGCACTATAATCAGAATAAGAAAGTACTTGAAAAAGTCAAACAGGAAATTCCTGATGAAGCGGTTCTTTCAGAAATACAGGCTGATTTACGGGATGAGCAGGGTGTTGAAAAATTGCTCGGTCAGCTTGTTTATACGGTCGATGCGGTCATTTTTGCAAGTGGAAAAGCATCAATCGGGTTATTCCAGGATGCAACGGAAAGCATAATGGATGAAATGATTGCATTGCATGTCAAGGCACCATGGAAGATTTGCAATAGAATACTCCCGGAAATGATTCAGAAAAAAAACGGGAAAATCATTCTCATCACATCCATTTGGGGAGATGCAGGTGCAAGTAATGAAGTAATTTATTCGTCCGTAAAAGGGGCACAGAACAGTTTTGTGAAAGCTTTAGCTAAAGAGGTGGCGCTATCTGGAATTGCCGTGAATGCAGTGAGCCCCGGTTTTATTAATACGAAGATGAATCAGCAGCTCCTTCCCGAAGAGAAAGAGCTGATCACCAAGGAAATTCCGGCGAATCGTGCCGGGACACCGGAAGAAGTTGCAAATGCAGTCAGTTTTCTGATAAGTGATAAATCAGGTTATATACATGGGGAAATTTTAAATATCAATGGCGGATGGGCGTAA
- a CDS encoding DUF3243 domain-containing protein has translation MSVLDNFDTWKEFLANRIEHAQSEGMSQQTVSNMAYEVGDYLAKSTEAKNSEEAVLRELWNAASKEERQSMASAMVKLVQNQGNTN, from the coding sequence ATGTCCGTTCTTGACAATTTTGATACATGGAAGGAATTTTTGGCCAATCGAATTGAACACGCGCAATCTGAAGGCATGAGTCAGCAGACAGTATCGAATATGGCTTATGAGGTCGGAGATTATTTGGCTAAAAGTACCGAAGCGAAAAACAGTGAAGAGGCTGTATTAAGAGAACTTTGGAATGCAGCATCTAAAGAAGAGCGGCAATCCATGGCAAGTGCGATGGTTAAGCTCGTTCAAAATCAGGGAAATACAAATTAA
- a CDS encoding YmfK family protein — protein sequence MEKTEWYLEYEIQYNRPGLLGDISSLLGMLSINIISINGVENSRRGMLLLSREDEQITRLKSILETMDTLIVKKLRKPKLRDKLAVRHGRYIHSDADDRKTFRFVRSELGVLVDFMAELYKKEGHKLIGIRGMPRVGKTESVVAASVCANKRWLFVSSTLLKQTVRSQLIQDEYSSDTLYIIDGIVSTRRANEKHWQLIREIMQLPAVKVVEHPDMFVQTTEYELNDFDYIIELRSTVDEEITYEPVEQNQFGQEDGFSMFDF from the coding sequence ATGGAAAAGACAGAATGGTACCTTGAATATGAGATTCAATATAACCGTCCTGGGCTATTAGGGGATATTTCCTCTCTGCTGGGAATGCTTTCGATTAATATTATCAGTATTAATGGTGTGGAAAATTCCAGAAGAGGAATGCTCCTGCTTTCGAGAGAAGATGAGCAGATCACCCGTTTAAAATCAATTCTTGAGACAATGGATACGTTAATTGTAAAAAAGTTACGGAAACCAAAACTTCGTGATAAACTAGCAGTAAGACATGGCCGTTATATTCATAGTGATGCCGATGACCGGAAAACATTTCGTTTTGTTCGAAGCGAACTGGGTGTATTGGTCGATTTTATGGCTGAGCTATATAAAAAAGAAGGCCACAAACTAATAGGTATTCGAGGAATGCCACGGGTGGGGAAAACCGAATCAGTTGTTGCAGCAAGTGTCTGTGCTAACAAGCGCTGGCTGTTTGTATCCAGTACACTGTTGAAACAGACTGTCCGCAGTCAATTAATTCAGGATGAATACAGCAGTGACACTTTGTATATTATTGACGGTATCGTCTCCACACGCCGGGCGAATGAAAAACATTGGCAGCTGATCAGGGAAATAATGCAGCTTCCTGCCGTAAAAGTAGTTGAGCATCCTGATATGTTTGTGCAGACTACCGAATATGAATTGAATGATTTTGACTATATTATTGAATTGCGCAGTACAGTTGATGAAGAAATTACATATGAACCGGTTGAACAAAACCAATTCGGACAAGAAGATGGTTTTTCGATGTTTGATTTTTAG
- a CDS encoding helix-turn-helix domain-containing protein, with amino-acid sequence MEIGERLREAREAKGLSLESVQESTKIQKRYLEAIEQGNFHILPGKFYARAFIKEYATAVGIDAKELLEEYKEEIPKTEDDSTAQYTQIRSSRKDNNPTKGTPVIFSMLPTIIVILLIVGILFAAWFFITKDSSGEKAEPVEEQDSNQVVRNDQEDQDSVQLDDDKNTNDDSKEESKSGSADKQTKSNESNADQQKKQDENKPGFEVIEKGTGASPESTLSMTNAGDKVILTLKPTGDSWVELKNGDGKILYSGLLTTEDDVKEFNVSDSEKIHLNIGSARSLTVKINDVKVEYPLNPEEKVHQYLWIMLNGKNSAGE; translated from the coding sequence ATGGAGATAGGAGAAAGATTAAGAGAGGCAAGGGAGGCTAAAGGACTGTCCCTTGAAAGCGTACAGGAATCGACCAAGATACAGAAACGATACTTGGAAGCGATTGAGCAGGGGAATTTTCATATTCTGCCGGGTAAATTTTATGCCAGGGCATTCATTAAGGAATATGCCACTGCTGTTGGTATTGATGCAAAGGAATTATTGGAGGAGTATAAAGAGGAAATTCCAAAAACGGAAGATGACAGCACAGCTCAATATACTCAAATCAGAAGTTCCAGAAAAGATAATAATCCCACTAAAGGGACGCCTGTCATTTTTTCAATGCTGCCGACAATAATTGTAATTCTGTTGATTGTCGGGATTTTGTTTGCCGCATGGTTTTTTATTACTAAAGATAGTTCCGGTGAAAAAGCTGAGCCTGTAGAGGAACAGGATTCAAATCAAGTTGTTCGTAATGATCAGGAAGATCAGGACAGTGTTCAGTTGGACGATGATAAAAACACCAATGATGATTCAAAGGAAGAATCAAAATCGGGATCTGCAGATAAACAGACAAAATCAAATGAATCAAATGCGGACCAGCAAAAGAAGCAGGATGAAAACAAACCAGGGTTTGAAGTAATTGAAAAGGGGACCGGGGCAAGTCCGGAATCGACACTTTCGATGACAAACGCTGGGGATAAGGTAATTTTGACGCTTAAACCAACCGGTGATTCCTGGGTGGAACTTAAGAATGGTGATGGAAAAATTCTCTATTCGGGTTTATTAACCACTGAAGACGATGTCAAAGAGTTTAATGTCTCTGATTCTGAAAAGATTCATTTGAACATTGGCAGTGCACGGTCGTTAACGGTGAAGATAAATGATGTAAAGGTCGAATATCCGCTGAATCCTGAAGAGAAGGTACACCAGTATTTGTGGATTATGCTAAACGGAAAAAATTCGGCAGGTGAATGA
- the pgsA gene encoding CDP-diacylglycerol--glycerol-3-phosphate 3-phosphatidyltransferase — MNIPNRLTISRICLIPIFIILLSVPFDWGEWDIGEASLPVSHFAAAILFIIASTTDWVDGYYARKYNLVTNLGKFLDPLADKLLVSAALILLVELGFAPAWVVIIIISREFAVTGLRLVAAGGGIVLAASKMGKLKTATQMIAIAALLLHNFPFSYLGLPIASIMLYIAVFFTILSGYEYFSKNRHVMRDSK, encoded by the coding sequence ATGAATATACCTAACAGATTAACCATTTCACGTATTTGTCTGATTCCCATTTTTATTATTTTATTAAGTGTTCCGTTTGATTGGGGAGAATGGGATATCGGCGAGGCTAGCCTGCCTGTTTCACATTTTGCGGCGGCTATCTTGTTTATCATTGCTTCAACAACAGATTGGGTTGACGGGTATTATGCCAGAAAATATAACCTTGTCACCAATTTGGGCAAGTTCCTGGATCCGCTCGCAGATAAACTGCTTGTTTCAGCAGCACTGATTTTGCTTGTTGAACTTGGTTTTGCCCCTGCATGGGTCGTCATCATTATTATCAGCAGAGAGTTTGCTGTTACCGGCCTGCGCCTTGTGGCAGCAGGTGGAGGCATTGTCCTTGCGGCGAGTAAGATGGGCAAATTGAAAACTGCAACACAGATGATTGCAATTGCAGCATTGCTGCTTCATAACTTTCCTTTTTCATATCTTGGTCTGCCGATTGCAAGTATTATGTTGTATATCGCGGTGTTTTTTACAATATTGTCCGGTTATGAATATTTCAGTAAAAACCGGCACGTTATGAGGGATTCCAAATGA
- a CDS encoding competence/damage-inducible protein A produces the protein MTQIKTEIIGVGTELLLGQIANTNAQWISEQMAENGFNVFHHAVVGDNLQRVMAQFEQSGKRSDVIIVTGGLGPTEDDMTREAFQKISNLEMVENGPSMDKIEAFFKKRNSVMTENNRRQARLFKGAEVIDNHVGMAPGMVVRHQNNIWIFLPGVPREMKAMITNTVLPYLKQHTGEHTVIKSTMLRFTGIGESRLEAELKDIIHSQSNPTVAPLAQNEGVAIRVTAKASSAKEALNLIENTKQQILSKVGAHFYGSDEQTLPEKVSGLLKDQGLFIGAAESLTGGMFMDRLISLRGASAVCRGGIVCYDVKVKENVLGVSPETIQQYGTISEQCAAEMAENICSVLDADVGISFTGAAGPETEEGNPPGTVFIGIHQVGKDTVVRKCIFQGDRNTIRERSVIKGFELVMNLLEKEY, from the coding sequence ATGACACAAATTAAAACCGAAATTATTGGGGTTGGAACAGAACTGTTGCTTGGTCAGATTGCCAATACAAATGCCCAGTGGATTTCAGAACAAATGGCTGAGAATGGATTCAATGTTTTTCATCATGCGGTTGTTGGAGATAATCTCCAGCGGGTTATGGCACAGTTTGAACAATCTGGTAAAAGGTCCGATGTTATAATCGTTACCGGTGGATTGGGCCCAACTGAAGATGATATGACCAGAGAAGCATTTCAAAAAATTAGTAATCTGGAAATGGTGGAAAATGGTCCGTCCATGGATAAAATTGAAGCATTTTTTAAGAAACGCAACTCGGTTATGACGGAAAATAATCGAAGACAGGCCCGCTTGTTTAAAGGTGCGGAAGTCATCGACAATCATGTTGGGATGGCACCGGGAATGGTCGTCCGGCATCAAAATAACATTTGGATTTTCCTTCCTGGTGTACCAAGGGAAATGAAAGCAATGATCACGAATACAGTGCTGCCTTATTTAAAACAACATACTGGTGAGCATACGGTGATAAAATCGACCATGCTCCGATTTACCGGTATTGGCGAGTCACGGCTTGAAGCCGAGTTAAAGGACATTATCCACAGTCAAAGCAATCCGACTGTTGCTCCTTTGGCCCAAAATGAGGGAGTGGCGATCAGGGTTACCGCCAAAGCATCCAGTGCAAAGGAAGCTTTGAATTTAATAGAAAATACGAAGCAGCAAATTTTGTCTAAAGTTGGGGCACATTTTTACGGAAGTGATGAGCAGACATTGCCAGAGAAGGTTTCCGGGCTCTTAAAAGATCAGGGCTTGTTTATCGGTGCTGCTGAAAGTCTGACTGGCGGCATGTTTATGGATAGACTGATCTCACTCAGGGGTGCCTCCGCGGTATGTCGAGGCGGTATTGTCTGCTACGATGTCAAGGTGAAAGAAAATGTACTTGGTGTGTCACCTGAGACGATTCAGCAATATGGCACGATCAGTGAACAGTGTGCAGCAGAAATGGCCGAAAATATTTGTTCGGTTTTAGATGCTGATGTTGGTATCAGCTTTACCGGTGCTGCCGGACCGGAAACCGAGGAAGGTAACCCGCCCGGGACTGTGTTTATCGGTATTCACCAAGTAGGTAAAGATACGGTTGTAAGGAAATGCATTTTTCAGGGTGACCGGAATACTATTCGTGAAAGGTCCGTTATAAAAGGTTTTGAACTTGTCATGAATTTATTGGAAAAAGAATATTAA